From the Actinomycetota bacterium genome, the window TGGCGTTCCCCCGATTCGACGAACACATTGACTATGCCGCTTCCGTTCCCGTTGCGTCCAGTCGCCTCCTCCTTGCTTCGTAGCTCTCCGGCGACATGTACCCCAGCGACGAGTGCAGCCTGACGCGGTTGTACCAGCCCTCGATGAACTCGAAGATCGCGCTGCGCGCCCTCGCGCGCGTCGGCCATGCGTGACAGTAAATGAGCTCGGTCTTGAGCGTCGCAAAGAAGCTCTCGGCCACGGCGTTGTCCCAGCACTCTGCGGGACGCGACAGCGACTGCTCGATCCCGTGCTCGTCGAGCAGCTTGCCGAACTCGGCGGAGGTGTATTGACACCCGCGGTCGGAATGAAAGATCAGTCCCGGCTCGGGCCGACGATGGTCGATCGCCATCTTCAATGCGTCGGCCACGAGTTCGGTGCGCATGTGATCGGCCATCGCCCAGCCGACGACGCGCCGCGAGGCGAGGTCGATGATCGTGGCGAGGTAGAGCCAGCCTTCCCAGGTCCGGATGTAGGTGATGTCGCCGCAATACACCGTGTCCAGATCGATCAAGCCGGGACCGAAGACGCGCTTGACCAGATCAACTGCCGTCGTCGATGCGTCGGGATCGGGAATGGTGGTGCGACGAAAACGCCTGGGAGCGCGGCCGTAAAGGCAGTTGGAGCGCATCAGCGAAGCGACGCGGTTGCGTCCGCAGACCTCACCGTCTTCGCGGAGCTGGTGATGCACCCGAGGCGAGCCGTAGGTTCCCTTGGAGGTCTTGTGAACCTCGCGGATCTTGGCGAGCAGCGCGGCGTCCGAGCATGCGCGCGCGGACGGGACATGCTTGGCCCAGTCGTAAAAGGCGGTCCTGGAGACCTGAAGCAGTTCGCACGCGCGTTTGACGTTGCGCTGCTTGGCCTTCTCCGCCTCGATGAAGGGATACAGCTTCACCGGGTCTCCTTGGCGAAGAAAACCGTCGCTCGTTTGAGGATGTCTCGCTCTTCGCGAAGGACGCGGTTCTCCTTGCGCAGCCCGGCGAGTTCCTTGCGTTCGGCGGTCGTCAGGCCGTCACGATGGCCGGCGTCGATGTCGGCCTGGGTGACCCACTTGCGTACCGAGGTCTCGGTCAGGCCCAGATCGCGCGAAACCGCGCCAACGGATCGATCACCTTGCTTGCACAACTCGACGACTTCAGCCTTGAACTGCGGCGTGAACGATCGCCTGGTTCGTTGCTCTCGTTTTTCCATTCGGACATCCTCTCCGGGGCAAGGCCCCACATGGTGGATGTCCGTCGAATCGGGTCAGGCCCAGCTCTTCTTCCTGCATCGAATGCCGACTTGGCCGTAGCCTCCACTCATCATGTTCATGGGTCCCACCGAGAACTGGCCGCGGCATCAACGGCCCCTCGCTAACGCCGCGCTTCTCGAGGCCAAGCGCGCGGGCTGGTGGTTCAAACCCTCCTCCGGGCACACCTTTGGTCGCTTGAGGTGTCGCCCGCCCGATCATGATCCCGAGGGCGAGCCGGGCTGCTCTGTTCCCGTTTACTCAACCTCCGGCGCTGCGGACGGTTCCGATACGGCACGCGTGATTCGCGACGCTGTGTCGAAGTGTCCCCACATCGCGGCCGCGGCGCTGAGTGAAGAGGAGGGGCGCGTGCTTCCCGGTGCGATCGCCGGCGCTCTATCTGAGATAGCTCGCATCTTGGACGCAGCAGACGCGCTCGTTCGACGTGAAGGGATGTCGCGTGAGCTCGAACGGGTTTTCGGCGAAGCCACCCTCACGGCTTCGGATGAGCTGCTCGAAAGGGCGGCTGACATCGAGACCGAAATCCAATCGGTCGAGCGTGACGCCATCACCTCGGCCTTCGCAGGAGGCGTTGGCGAACCGTGGCCGCCGATCCACGGGGCCCGCACCTTGGTGGACCTGGTCTCCCAGAAGATGGGAGAAGTGCGTCGTCTCATCGACGGATGTCCAGAGTCAGAGGAATCTGCCCGTCTGAGCAGGGACTTTGACCAATCCCAGGCGGCACTTGAGCGGCTCATCGACATCCTGTCCGAATAGTCTGTTGGCAGATGCCAACGGTCGTGGCATACTACTGACTCGCCAGCTGAAGGGGTTGCTATGCCCGCCTATCGGATGAACATCGTTTTCACGGGGATCGACTTCGATGACGATGCAACGTTCGAAGCCCTCGCCGACTTGCCGAACGTGCTGTGGCGAAGCCAGGGCGACCATGCGTTTGCAACGGCCATCGTGGACTCGGCTTCGGCGATGAAGGCCGCGGATGAAGTCACCGGTCTGGTCATGGATCGGGTGGCGACTGCTCAGCCGTTCAAGCTCGACGAAGACTTGGTTTCGATCTCAGACATCGCTGCGCGGGTAGGAGTGACACGCGAGGCTGTTCGAAACTGGGCAAACGGCAGCCGCCACTCAAACTTTCCCTTCCCGCGGGGGACGGTTGGGGACCGAATCAAAGTTTGGGCGTGGGCAGATGTGAGCAAGTGGCTCAACCGGAATCTTGCATTGGGCGATCCCGAAGAGTTCCCGTCCCCCCACGATGTGGCCTTGGTCAACTCGCTATTTGCGAAGGAAGCACCTTCGCAGACTCGTTCGGCCCTTATGACGTGGCATGCCACTGACGTGATCGCGGCACGCACGAAGCAAGCGAATCTCTGGGTTTCCCCAGCTAAGCCAATGCGCTCCCCCATGATGCAGCAGCACGCCGTCAAGCTTCGCGTCATCGATGGGGGCCTTAGTGGCGCAGCCTGAGGAACGGGTCGATCGGCTCGCCGAACCAACGACCAAGGCAATCGAAGCGGCCAAGGACATTCTCGAGCACGTCGAAATTGTCGATGTTCGATCCACGTCGATTTCGGCTTCTGTCGTGGACTCGTTCCACCCGGGTGCCCCAGTGGAGCAGGTCACATTCAACGTGTCTTCGTCATATGCAGCCGAACAAGGCGCGATGGGAAACCGGTTCGAATTTGAGTTCACTCTTCTAGGTCCGGACGGAGACTTCTTCGGCGAAGTGAAATTCACAATCGTCGTCGACTATGCCGTCCCAGACGACTACGAACCGGATCGGGATGGTGCCGATTTCATCGCTTCGACCACGGGTTATTTCGCTGCCTACCCCTACGCGCGAGAACTACTTCAGTCTGTCTCTGCCCGTCTCCATCTCGATCCGCTGGTGCTCGGACTCCTCAGGCGGGGGTCGATGCAACCAGGTCGCATCGGTTCGGTGAACCTTGCTGCTCTACGAGCAAAAGACGCCTCGTAGCCGGAAGCGTGAAGCCAAGGCGTGGGAAGGTGCTCTCGCGCTCAAGAAGTTTGTCCGGAGTTTGGCCCTGCCCTCCACTGTGGAGGGTGATACCAAACTCTGCCCAAACTCCAGCCAGGGTCCCGCGTCATTCCAGAGAGTTCCAGTCTGGCCCTCGATTTCGACAACGGAAGGCCGGTAACTAGCCTGGGAAGACGGCTTCTGGCTCAGCGCTGTCGGGTCAAGACAGGCGTGCCACGCTTTTCGTCATGGTCGGGTCTTCACCCGCCCGGTGTCGTTACAGGCTGCAGCTGGGAGGGTCGCCTTTGCGGCTAGCGAGGGCACGATCTCGAGTCTGGCTGCAGAGCCGCGGGGTAGCGCGTCGCTGCAAGGTCTCGTGCCAGATCGATCGGGTGCCTGTACCCGTTGGGGCTGTTGATCAAGCGCCGCAGTTGGTGGTTCACGGCGAAGATGTCGGCGCGCGCGAGGCCCCCTTGGCCCGCCAGATCGTTCTCGAGCATCCAAGCCATGTCGTTCATGCACCCGAGAACGACGCGGCTCGCGGTCTTCGCTACTTGAACGTCGCCGGTATCCAGGACGCTGAACGTGTCCGCTGGAAGCTGTTCGGCAGACAGGGCCTCCATCACGTGGCGGATCAGGAAGTCGCCCGCGGGAGCGAGATCCCTTTTTCGGATGTCAGCCACAAAGGCGGAGAACAACGTGCTCGCGTGCGTGAGTAGTACGCACTTCCGACGATCGAACCACAGCAGGTTCGCGTACCACTCGCCGTCGAGAGCGGCGGACGACGCACTGTCGATCGCCGCGGTTTTCAAGCCGGCAGCCTTCAGGAACTTGCCGGTGCATCGGAGGATCACAGTGCTTTCGCCCATCTTCCTGGTTGTGCCCCCACCAGGAATTGAACCTAGATCTCCGGTTTAGGAGTTGTTTGCAGGGGGTTGTCGCGTGCGTGCTTGAAGGGTCGATACCGCGCGTGGCCTGCGCGTTCACTTCTCAGCAGTTCTCACCGGTTCTCGCTGTTTCTCAGTGGCGCGTTCCCCACACTTTCCCCAAAAGGCCTGGCTCTTG encodes:
- a CDS encoding IS3 family transposase — translated: MKLYPFIEAEKAKQRNVKRACELLQVSRTAFYDWAKHVPSARACSDAALLAKIREVHKTSKGTYGSPRVHHQLREDGEVCGRNRVASLMRSNCLYGRAPRRFRRTTIPDPDASTTAVDLVKRVFGPGLIDLDTVYCGDITYIRTWEGWLYLATIIDLASRRVVGWAMADHMRTELVADALKMAIDHRRPEPGLIFHSDRGCQYTSAEFGKLLDEHGIEQSLSRPAECWDNAVAESFFATLKTELIYCHAWPTRARARSAIFEFIEGWYNRVRLHSSLGYMSPESYEARRRRLDATGTEAA
- a CDS encoding transposase; translated protein: MEKREQRTRRSFTPQFKAEVVELCKQGDRSVGAVSRDLGLTETSVRKWVTQADIDAGHRDGLTTAERKELAGLRKENRVLREERDILKRATVFFAKETR